Genomic window (Syntrophales bacterium):
CCGACCACAACCTGCACCTCCCCCCGGGCGACCGCCTCCAGGGTTTCCTTCCGGTCGTTTCCTTTCCGTCCGCCTGAGAGGAACCCCGCCCGGAGGCCGAGGTCCCCGGCCCACCGCTCGATGTTGCGGAAGTGCTGCCGGGCGAGGATCTCCGTCGGGGCCATGAAGGCGCCCTGGAAACCGTTTTCACAGGCCGCCACGATGGCCGCAAAGGCAACCACGGTCTTGCCGGAGCAGACGTCTCCCTGGAGCAGGCGGTTCATCCGGTGCGGCCGCTCCATGTCGCCGGCGATCTCGCCCAGGACCCTCTTCTGCGCCATGGTGAGACGGAACGGAAGCCCGTTCAGGAACCGCTTCACCAGCGGACCGCCGGTCCGGAAGGCGATGCCCTCCTCGATGGCCTGGCCGCGCCGGCGCAGGGCCATTCCAAGCTGCAGGAAGAAGAATTCGTCGTAGATCAGTCGCCGGTGGGCCGGGGAGGCAAACCGGTTCAGGTCGTCCGGGTCGGACTCCGGCCCCGGAAAGTGAACCTCCCGGACGGCCTCAACCATCGCCGGAAGGCGGCGGCTCTGCAGGATGAAAGGCGGGATCGGGCTGATCAGGTGGCCCGCATACTCCTCCAGGACCTCAGCCAGGATCCGCCGCAGGACCTTCTGGTAGAGCCCCTCCGTCTCGGAATAGACGGGGACGATCCGCCGGAAATGGAGGCTGTCGGTCCCCTCCTCTTCGTCGATGACCTCGTAGTCGGGGTGGATCATCTCCTTGCCCCCCAGGAAGCCGCGGACCTCGCCCGTGAGGATGACCGTTCCCCCCTCCCGGAAAACCCGCTTGAGGTAGGCCGATCCGCCCCGGAACCACTTGCACAGGAGCGTCCCCGTCCCGTCCTCCACGGCGGCCTCGAAGACGCGCCGGCGTCCGTACTGGCGGAACCCGGCGGCGGTGACCCTCCCCACCACGGTTTCCCGGCGGCCGAAGATCGCCGCGGCGATTTTGCGGATTTCCCGCCGGTCCTCGTAGCGCCGCGGCAGGAAGTAGAGCAGGTCCTCCACCGTGACGAGACCCTTCTTTTCGAGGAGGGATGAGATTCGGGGGCCGACGCCCCGGACATAGCGGGCGGGGGTGGACAACTGGTAGAGGGACAGCCGGACATCCTCCGTCCCGGGCAGGGCGGGCGTCGCATCGGGGGCTGCGGCCGTGCGGCGGGGGATCCAGCGCCGGATTTCGTCGAGGAGCCGCACGGCCCGGACGATGCGCCCCTTCTTCTCTTCGTCCGGCAGCGCGTCATACCCGCGGAAGATCTCCCCGAACTCGTCCAGGAGGCCCGAGGGCGGCGGCTGTCCGGGGGAGACGGACTCCCAGTCCTTTCCCTTCAGCGCCGCCACATGGCCCGCCATGAGCGGCTCCAGGTCGCGCAGCGCGGACACGTGCCGGTATCCCTCCCGGGAGGCGAACCGGAGCGGGCTTTCCATGCGCTGGAGGATTTCTTCCACGGATTCCATGATTCCCGTGGATATCAAAAGGGGAACCGCACCTCAAGGGAGAATCCGGGCTGATTGACTTTTCAGCGGTTTCACGCTACACAGGACGGCATTTCCAGGGGGTGCGCATGTCCAATTCAGCAACGTATCGTGAGGCCGGTGTCGACATCGACAAGGCCAATCTTTTTGTAGACCGGATCAAGCCAGTCGTCCGGAACACCTTCCGGAAGGAGGTCATGAGCGGCATCGGGGGATTCGGGGCCCTCTTCCGGATGGACCTGACCCGCTGGCGCAAGCCCATTCTCGTGTCCTCCACCGACGGGGTCGGGACCAAGCTCCGCATCGCGCACTGGATGAACCGGCACGATACCATCGGCATCGACCTCGTGGCCATGTCCGTCAACGATGTCCTCGTACAGGGTGCGGAGCCCCTGTTTTTCCTCGATTACCTGGCCACCGGCCGGATCGACGTGGAGACGAGCGTGAAGGTCGTCGAGGGAATCGCCCATGGATGCCAGGACGCGGGATGCGCCCTCATCGGCGGCGAGACCGCCGAGATGCCCGGGTTTTACGGCGACGGCGAATACGACTTGGCGGGGTTCTGCGTCGGCGCCGTCGAGGAGGACCGGCTGATCGACGGCTCCGAAGTCAGGGTGGGCGACGTCCTCATAGGGATCGCCTCGACGGGACTCCACAGCAACGGTTACTCCCTGGCCCGCAGGGTCTTCTTCGACCGGCAGGGTCTGTCGGTCCAGGACCGGGTGGCCGGCCTCGAGGGAACCGTGGGCGAAGAGCTCCTGAAGCCGACCCGGATCTATGTCAAGTCGGTCCTGAACGTCCTGAAGAACTTTCCGGTCCACGGTCTCGTCCACGTGACCGGCGGCGGCTTCTACGACAACATCCCCCGCATTGTCCGCGGCTCCATCCGGGCCGTCGTCCGGCGGGATTCCTGGATCATTCCCCCGATTTTCAGGGTTCTCCAGGAGCTGGGCCGGGTCGAGGAGGGGGAGATGTTCCGGGTCTTCAACATGGGCATCGGCATGATTCTCGTCGTGCCGGAGCAGGACGCGCCGGAGATCCTCAACCGGCTGCACCAGCTCGGCGAGACGGCGTGGCCCATCGGCCACATCGACCGGCGGGAGGACGATCAGCCTCCGCTGGAAATGGTCTCCCCCTGAGGCGACTCTCCGCTCCCTCCGCCGGCAAGCCCGTCCGCTGTTCCGGGCCTCCCGGCGTCTTCGAGCGAACGAACGGTGAATCCAGATGAATCAAGTGCCCATCGGCGTCCTGGTATCCGGAAGCGGCTCCAACCTGCAGTCCCTGATCGACCGCATCGAGGAGGGAACGCTGGACGCCCGGATCCGGATCGTCATCAGCAACAACCCGGACGCCTTTGCCCTGAAACGCTGTGAAAAGCACGGTATCCGGACGGCGGTCATCCGGCACGCCGACTATCCCGACCGGGAATCCTTCGACCGGAAAATGGCGGAGATCCTCAAGGCCAGCGGGGTGGAGCTGGTGGTCATGGCGGGGTTCATGCGCATCCTGTCCTCGTGGTTCCTCCGGGAATTCCCCCTGCGGATCATGAACATCCACCCGGCGCTGCTCCCGGCCTTTCCGGGACTGCACGTCCAGCGGCAGGCGGTTCTCCACGGGGTCAGGTTTTCCGGCTGCACGGTCCACTTCGCCGACGAGGGCGTCGACACCGGCCCCATCATCATCCAGGCGGTCGTCCCCGTCCTCGACGACGACACGGAAGACACCCTGGCCGCGCGGATCCTCAGACAGGAGCACCGGATCTACCCGCAGGCCGTCCAGTTGTATGCCGAGGGAAGGCTCCGGATCGAAGGGCGGCGGGTCATCGTCGTCGACAATCCGGCCGGCGGCGACGAGGCCCTTCACAATCCTCCCGTCACGAATTTCTGAATACCGCTGCCGAGAAACGGCATCCGAGATTTCCAGAAGGAAAGGATTCCATGAACGAGACAGGCTACGATTTCAGCATCACAAACCTCGGTGAGCGCACGATTCCCTCCCCGGTCATCGCGAACTACTACACCCCGGATGACCGGCGGATCCTCTTCAATATCGATCCGCTGCACTTCGCCGAATGGAAGGCCCCGGACGGATCGCCCCTGTCCATGGAAGTTGCCGGCCCCCGGGAGAAGATCTTTTTCGATCCGTCGAAAACGAAGGTTGCCATTGTAACCTGCGGGGGACTCTGCCCCGGCATCAACGACGTCATCCGCGCCGTTGTGATGGAGCTCCATCACCGCTACGGCGTCCGCAATATTCAGGGAATCCGCTACGGATTCCAGGGCCTGATCCCGAAATACGGACATGCCATGCTGGACCTGACCCCGGATGTGGTCAAGGACATCCACACCCTGGGAGGGAGCTTCCTGTCGTCTTCCCGGGGTCTTCAGGATGTGTGCGAAATGGTCAACGCCCTCAAGCGCATGAACGTGGATATCCTGTTCTGCATCGGCGGCGACGGGACCATGCGGGCCGCGGAGCAGATCACCTGCGAGATCCTGAGCAGGCATCTGAACATCGGGGTCATCGGCATCCCCAAGACCATCGACAACGACCTTAACCTGATCCAGAAGACCTTCGGCTACGATACGGCCATTTCGGAGGCGGTCCGGGTCATTCAGTGCGCCCACGCGGAGGCCAAGGGAGCGCCCCTCGGCATCGGCCTGGTAAAACTCATGGGGCGCCTCTCCGGCCACATCGCCGTCGGGGCCGCATTGGCCCAGAACGAGGCCAACTTCGTCCTGATCCCGGAGGTGCCTTTCGACCTCGATGGGGAAAGG
Coding sequences:
- the recG gene encoding ATP-dependent DNA helicase RecG; this translates as MESVEEILQRMESPLRFASREGYRHVSALRDLEPLMAGHVAALKGKDWESVSPGQPPPSGLLDEFGEIFRGYDALPDEEKKGRIVRAVRLLDEIRRWIPRRTAAAPDATPALPGTEDVRLSLYQLSTPARYVRGVGPRISSLLEKKGLVTVEDLLYFLPRRYEDRREIRKIAAAIFGRRETVVGRVTAAGFRQYGRRRVFEAAVEDGTGTLLCKWFRGGSAYLKRVFREGGTVILTGEVRGFLGGKEMIHPDYEVIDEEEGTDSLHFRRIVPVYSETEGLYQKVLRRILAEVLEEYAGHLISPIPPFILQSRRLPAMVEAVREVHFPGPESDPDDLNRFASPAHRRLIYDEFFFLQLGMALRRRGQAIEEGIAFRTGGPLVKRFLNGLPFRLTMAQKRVLGEIAGDMERPHRMNRLLQGDVCSGKTVVAFAAIVAACENGFQGAFMAPTEILARQHFRNIERWAGDLGLRAGFLSGGRKGNDRKETLEAVARGEVQVVVGTHALIQEGVEYRRLGMVVIDEQHRFGVLQRATLRDKGGNPDVLVMTATPIPRTLAMTVYGDLDVSVLDEMPPGKKPVDTRVVYEHHRARVYDAIRREIRKGNQAFIVYPLVEESEALDLKDATRMAGHLQAEIFPEYRVGLVTGRMKGTEKDAVMADFAAGSIHILVSTTVIEVGIDIPEASVMVIEHAERFGLSQLHQLRGRVGRGEAESLCILLAGHAGSPDARRRLRVMEETQDGFRIAEEDLAIRGPGEFLGTRQSGLPDFRVADIVRDGRILAEARADAFALAERDPALVRPEHALLKEVLLKRWHGRLELARVG
- the purM gene encoding phosphoribosylformylglycinamidine cyclo-ligase; translation: MSNSATYREAGVDIDKANLFVDRIKPVVRNTFRKEVMSGIGGFGALFRMDLTRWRKPILVSSTDGVGTKLRIAHWMNRHDTIGIDLVAMSVNDVLVQGAEPLFFLDYLATGRIDVETSVKVVEGIAHGCQDAGCALIGGETAEMPGFYGDGEYDLAGFCVGAVEEDRLIDGSEVRVGDVLIGIASTGLHSNGYSLARRVFFDRQGLSVQDRVAGLEGTVGEELLKPTRIYVKSVLNVLKNFPVHGLVHVTGGGFYDNIPRIVRGSIRAVVRRDSWIIPPIFRVLQELGRVEEGEMFRVFNMGIGMILVVPEQDAPEILNRLHQLGETAWPIGHIDRREDDQPPLEMVSP
- the purN gene encoding phosphoribosylglycinamide formyltransferase, producing MNQVPIGVLVSGSGSNLQSLIDRIEEGTLDARIRIVISNNPDAFALKRCEKHGIRTAVIRHADYPDRESFDRKMAEILKASGVELVVMAGFMRILSSWFLREFPLRIMNIHPALLPAFPGLHVQRQAVLHGVRFSGCTVHFADEGVDTGPIIIQAVVPVLDDDTEDTLAARILRQEHRIYPQAVQLYAEGRLRIEGRRVIVVDNPAGGDEALHNPPVTNF
- a CDS encoding ATP-dependent 6-phosphofructokinase gives rise to the protein MNETGYDFSITNLGERTIPSPVIANYYTPDDRRILFNIDPLHFAEWKAPDGSPLSMEVAGPREKIFFDPSKTKVAIVTCGGLCPGINDVIRAVVMELHHRYGVRNIQGIRYGFQGLIPKYGHAMLDLTPDVVKDIHTLGGSFLSSSRGLQDVCEMVNALKRMNVDILFCIGGDGTMRAAEQITCEILSRHLNIGVIGIPKTIDNDLNLIQKTFGYDTAISEAVRVIQCAHAEAKGAPLGIGLVKLMGRLSGHIAVGAALAQNEANFVLIPEVPFDLDGERGFLRALEQRLRERQHCVILVAEGAGQDLVPHSGEERATDASGNIRLLDIGLFLKERIERYFQGLGQDINLKYIDPSYTLRSVPASASDSIYCGALGQYAAHAGMAGKTGMLVGLMKDEFVHLPLKAVTSGKRVEPAGNLWMRVLESTGQPLSMKNVPA